The DNA segment GGCCAAGGAGCTCGCCCGCGACAACATCCGCGTCAACGGCGTCTTCCCCGGCATCATCGACACCCCGCTCGCCTTCGATCCCGCCACGGGCGACGAACTAGTACCCGTCGACGCCTTCGCGATCCCCAGACAGGCCGACGTCGAGGAGATCGGCCGCTACGTCCTCTTCGCCGCCGCCGACGCGACCTTCACCACCGGCGGGGAGTTCACCGCCGACGGCGGCTTCCTCCTCGGACCGATCTCCTGACCACGAGACACCGAGGCCGGGCGGCGCACCTCTGCGGCCCGGCCTCGGTGATTCAGTGCCCGGTCGACCATCGACTTGCAGGACGGGCGGGAGAAGTCGAAGGCGCGCCTGGCGCACGCGAGCGGACGCTGGGGTACTGAGGCGCTCAATGCGCGCCGTGGAACCCCTGCCCCGCCGCGGCCGACCATCCTCTAGCGGGACGCTTCAGCGGCGATGGCGGGCGCCTGAGCCGGAACTCCCGCTCGGATCTGCACGAGGGTGAGGTCGAGGAGCGGCGTCGGGACGCTCAGCTCCCGCGCTCGGCGAGCGAGGTCGCCGAGCAGGTGCTCGGCCTCGGTGGGCAGGCCTGCGACGAGGTCGCGGTAGAGCGAGGTCGTGAAGGCGGACCCCTCCTCGGTGAGGATCGCGAGGGACTGCTCGTGCGCCGCGGCGGACACCGGCAGGCCTGCCGCGTCGGCGACGGTCTCCGCCTCCTCGATCGCGTCGAGGATCCACGGGAGAGCGCCCGCCTCGAGAGCCGGGCCGATCGCGCTGCGGAAGAGGCAGGTGACGACGCCCGCTGCGGCGATGAAGACCCACTTCTCCCACAGTGCGGAGAGCACGTCATCGGACACCCGCAGGTCGATACCGGGGACGTCGAGCGTCTCGGCCACGTGAGCCGGCACCGGTGCGTCCGTCAGCGAGCCGATCGTGAGCACCGAGAGCCCGGTCATCTGGCGGACCGCGCCGCCGTCGAGAGTCGCGACGATCTTGGCCGAGCCGCCGAGCACTCGCCCGGGGAACTCGGTCTCCAGCAGGTCGATGTGCGCCATGCCGTTGAGGATCGGCAGCACGAGCGTCTCCGCGTCGACCCAGGCACGGACATCGGCCACGGCGTTGTGCAACGCCGACGCCTTGACCGTCACGAGCACCAGATCGAAGGCGGGCGCCTCCTCCCCCACGACCAGTGTCGTCACGTCGAGGGTGCGGTCCTCCGACGGCGAGACGAAGCGGAGTCCGTCTCTCCGCAGCGACTCGGCCCTGCCGGCACGCACCAGGTAGGTGACGTCGCGGCCGGCTTCCTGCAGGCGGGTCCCGAACGCACCACCGGTCGCGCCCGCTCCGACGATGAGAATCCGCACGGCGATGCCCTTCTGTCGCGACCACGAGTCCTCCGAGAGTAGGACGTCGCCGCCACCCCGCTCGACCGTCCCCCTCCGTCCTCCGGTGGGCGAGGCGGGCTTTTCGGGGGGTAGCGGCACGCTCGGCGCGGTCCCTAATTTTGCCAGTGCGGTGTGCTCGTCAGGGAACGCCGGCCGGTCCGGCGAGTTCTCGCGCGGCCCACGACGGCGAATCCGCGCCGTCTCTATCGAAGGACTCTGCCGTGCGTTCCCGTTCTGCTCTCGCCCTCTCCCTCCTCGCGGGAGGCGTCCTCGCGGTCGCCGCGCCCAGCGCGTCCTACGCGGCGTCGAGCACGTCGAGCATCCCCGTCTCGGCGAGGATCGCCAGCAGCGCGACCCTGAGCGCGTCTCCGCTCGATTTCGGCAACTACGCCGGTGCCGCCGTCAACGCGACCTCCACGATCACGGTGACCTCGACGAACGGGACGATGTACTCCGTCGCTGTCGGAAACGGCACCAACTCCCAGGACCCGTCCGGACGCCGTCTCAACTCGGGGGCTGGCGCGTCCATGCTCATGTATCAGGTGTACACGGACTCGGCCAGAACGAACGTCTGGGGCTCCTCCGCGGGTGGCGTCGTCCAGCAAGTGGGCACCGGGTCCGCGCAGACGCTGACCGTCTACGGGACGATCCCGGCGGGACAGAACTCGCCGGTCGGCAGCTACTCCGACACTCTGACGGCGACCGTCACCTACTGACGGTGAGGCGCAGGATCCTCGTCGCGGTCCTTCTCGCAGTCGTCGCGGTCGCTCTGATCGCGGTCGTGCTCGGCCGTGGCGAGGCCGTCGTCCCTGATGTGAGCGACGGTGCTGCGCCGACCGGCGGCGGAGCGGGAGCGATCTCGGTCTCGCCCGTGCGGAGCGTCGTGCCTGCCGAGACCCCGGACGTGACGCTCGCGTACACGATCGGGAACGTCGGCGACGCGGAGAAGACCTACAAGGCGTCGGCCGCCGAGCTCGACTCCAGCGGTCGACCGATCAGCGCTGCGACCGGCG comes from the Rathayibacter festucae DSM 15932 genome and includes:
- a CDS encoding Csu type fimbrial protein yields the protein MRSRSALALSLLAGGVLAVAAPSASYAASSTSSIPVSARIASSATLSASPLDFGNYAGAAVNATSTITVTSTNGTMYSVAVGNGTNSQDPSGRRLNSGAGASMLMYQVYTDSARTNVWGSSAGGVVQQVGTGSAQTLTVYGTIPAGQNSPVGSYSDTLTATVTY
- a CDS encoding 2-dehydropantoate 2-reductase yields the protein MRILIVGAGATGGAFGTRLQEAGRDVTYLVRAGRAESLRRDGLRFVSPSEDRTLDVTTLVVGEEAPAFDLVLVTVKASALHNAVADVRAWVDAETLVLPILNGMAHIDLLETEFPGRVLGGSAKIVATLDGGAVRQMTGLSVLTIGSLTDAPVPAHVAETLDVPGIDLRVSDDVLSALWEKWVFIAAAGVVTCLFRSAIGPALEAGALPWILDAIEEAETVADAAGLPVSAAAHEQSLAILTEEGSAFTTSLYRDLVAGLPTEAEHLLGDLARRARELSVPTPLLDLTLVQIRAGVPAQAPAIAAEASR